A single region of the Vespula pensylvanica isolate Volc-1 chromosome 8, ASM1446617v1, whole genome shotgun sequence genome encodes:
- the LOC122630937 gene encoding ATP-dependent DNA helicase DDX11: protein MCNMETPDVFPFPFTPYKIQQEFMKELYKCIENGNLGIFESPTGTGKSLSVICGALKWLIDHEKLQKEELNSKITDLDDKIKMIESTSNDWFLCQTEQMEFNLQKRELQAKLDAISKYEKKMQQYKEKIKKENIKEKKAYVKLKSKPSDTEKDDSVSIDSQNDEIDKKLLLIDELSDSENSEEEKEEEQQSFHTKIFFCSRTHSQLSQFVKELKRSPYSENVAVVTLASRYNYCINKNVKKLKHNNLINEQCLQLQRKKTTRKEEKHVKKLKTTNSCPFLPGNQESLMAELLSDIHDIEEIIKKGEELNTCTYYAVRKSIQEGQLILVPYNSILHKNTRISSGINLKGNILIIDEAHNLLEAIERMYSASITGRNILHACNQLSQYQKRYQALFNAKNVLHLNQLSFCLKKFLTVFGATTKSLPTDNISGDLPSKLYTIQEFERTTEIDTLNIFNLISFVKKSKLIHKLRGFIEQYGNDIKIQESNKNKSGITQFLKSISNVNTEENITSPEVVQNENETNSPLTLILSFLECLENNCADGRIIVIPGSTVGQGILKFLLLNPAAHFHDVVTEARAIILAGGTMEPVSEFTEQLFLAAGVKPERIITFSCDHVIPPENIISNILTCGPTGVEFEFNFKNRQNTKLLDELGRMLINFCNVIPAGVVVFLPSYDYENIVYEHLYKSGVITKIRLKKQIFREPRSTSQVNDVLEQYARCINFPQNPQNGSLLFSVIGGKLSEGLNFSDNLGRCIIVIGMPYPNIKSIELQEKIKYLNENVRSDAGQNFYENSCMKAVNQCIGRAVRHINDYSSVILVDVRYRYKVQALPRWIQRSLTVSHSFGNTIGAVAKFFAAKKRNT, encoded by the exons atgtgtaatatggAAACTCCAGATGTATTTCCATTTCCCTTCACACCATATAAGATACAGCAAGAATTTATGAAAGAATTATACAAATGCATTGAAAATGGTAATTTGGGAATATTTGAAAGCCCAACAGGAACAGGAAAATCATTATCCGTTATTTGTGGTGCCTTAAAATGGCTAATAGACCAtgagaaattacaaaaagaagaacttaATTCTAAAATTACTGATTTAgatgataagataaaaatgattgaaagtACCTCTAATGATTGGTTTTTATGTCAAACAGAACAAATGGAATTTAATCTTCAAAAAAGAGAACTGCAGGCTAAATTAGATGCTATTTctaaatatgaaaagaaaatgcaacaatataaagaaaaaattaaaaaggagaatattaaagaaaaaaaggcatATGTTAAGTTAAAATCTAAGCCTTCTGATACAGAAAAAGATGATAGTGTATCAATAGATTCACAAAATgatgaaattgataaaaagcTATTATTAATAGATGAATTATCAGATTCAGAAAattcagaagaagaaaaagaagaagaacaacaaaGTTTccatacaaaaatttttttttgttcaagaACTCATTCACAACTTTCTCAATTTGttaaagaattaaagagaAGTCCTTATTCAGAGAATGTAGCTGTAGTTACATTGGCATCTAg gtataattattgtattaacaaaaatgtaaagaaattgAAACATAATAATCTTATCAATGAACAGTGCTTacaattacaaagaaaaaaaactacacgtaaagaagaaaaacatgttaaaaaattaaaaacaacaaaCAGTTGTCCATTTTTACCAGGAAATCAGGAATCATTGATGGCTGAATTATTATCAGATATTCATGATattgaagaaattataaaaaaaggagaagaactTAATACCTGTACATATTATGCAGTGAGAAAATCTATTCAAGAAGGTCAATTAATATTAGTACCATACAATTCTATTTTACATAAGAATACAAGGATTAGCTCaggaataaatttaaaaggaaatattttaataattgatgaAGCTCATAATTTACTTGAAGCTATTGAAAGAATGTACAGTGCTTCAATTACAGGAAGAAATATACTTCATGCTTGCAATCAATTGTCACAGTATCAGAAAAG ATATCAAGCTTTGTTCAATGCTAAAAATGTACTTCATTTAAATCAATTAAGCTTCTGTCTGAAGAAGTTTTTAACTGTTTTTGGAGCTACAACAAAATCTCTTCCAACTGATAACATCAGTGGTGACTTACCATCAAAATTATACACAATACAGGAATTTGAAAGAACAACCGAAATTGATACTTTgaatatctttaatttaatcaGTTTTGTGAAAAAATCTAAACTTATTCATAAATTAAGAGGTTTCATAGAACAATATGgcaatgatattaaaatccaAGAAAGTAACAAGAATAAATCTGGCATTACTCAATTTTTAAAGTCAATTAGTAATGTTAATACGGAAGAGAACATAACATCTCCAGAAGTagtacaaaatgaaaatgaaacaaatagtCCATTAACATTAATTCTTAGCTTTTTAGAATGTTTGGAAAATAATTGTGCTGATGGGCGTATAATTGTTATACCTGGCTCTACCGTTGGACAGGgaattttaaaatttcttttattaaatccaGCAGCTCATTTTCATGATgttg taacaGAGGCCAGAGCCATAATATTAGCTGGTGGTACAATGGAACCTGTATCTGAATTTACTGAACAATTATTTTTGGCAGCAGGTGTAAAACCAGAACgaattataacattttcttgTGATCATGTAATACCTCCAGAAAATATCATATCTAATATTCTCACCTGTGGTCCAACTGGAGTagaatttgaatttaattttaaaaatagacaaaATACAAAACTA TTAGATGAATTAGGGAGAATGTTGATAAATTTTTGCAATGTTATACCAGCTGGTGTTGTCGTATTTTTGCCATCCtatgattatgaaaatattgtgtatgagcatttatataaatctggTGTAATAActaaaattcgtttaaaaaaacaaattttccgCGAACCGAGATCAACGTCTCAG gTCAATGATGTTTTAGAGCAATATGCACGATGTATTAATTTTCCGCAAAATCCACAAAAtggatcattattatttagcGTTATTG GTGGCAAACTAAGTGAAGGATTAAATTTTTCTGATAATTTGGGAAgatgtattattgttattggaATGCCATATCctaatattaaatcgatcgaattacaagaaaagatcaaatatttaaatgaaaatgtt agaTCAGATGCTGGACAAAACTTCTATGAAAATTCCTGTATGAAAGCAGTAAATCAATGTATTGGACGAGCTGTACGTCATATCAATGATTATTCAAGTGTAATATTAGTTGATGTACGTTACCGTTACAAAGTGCAGGCACTACCTCGATGGATTCAGCGCTCATTAACAGTCAGTCATTCATTTGGAAATACAATAGGTGCAGTAGCTAAATTTTTTgctgcaaaaaaaagaaatacttag
- the LOC122630941 gene encoding eukaryotic translation initiation factor 3 subunit F, with product MALNLTVKVHPVVLFQIVDAYERRKAESLRVIGTLLGTSEKGVVEVTNCFCVPHKESESQVEADLSYGVDLYDLNHRVNAQENIVGWWATGNEVTTHSSVIHEYYVRECNNPVHLTVDTTLTNTTRMAIKAYVCVPLGVPKGKQGSMFTPVKVQITCYEPEIVGLQLCSKTQLQSHVPVPGVKAGGGIEPMMDLAQIAEASSKLSLMLEQVLNYVDDVLAGKQPPDNQVGRALLDMVHSVPKMSSDQFDEMFNSNVKDLLMVVALSQLIKTQLQLNEKLTLLTTL from the exons ATGGCTCTTAATTTAACTGTGAAAGTTCATCCTGtagttttatttcaaatagtGGATGCTTACGAACGTCGAAAGGCAGAGTCTTTGCGTGTAATTGGTACATTATTAg GAACTTCAGAAAAGGGAGTCGTTGAAGTAACTAATTGTTTCTGTGTACCACATAAAGAATCTGAAAGTCAAGTAGAAGCTGATCTTTCATATGGTGTAGATCTGTATGATTTGAATCATAGGGTCAATGctcaagaaaatattgttgGTTGGTGGGCAACGGGCAATGag GTTACTACTCATTCGTCTGTTATTCATGAATATTATGTACGAGAATGTAATAATCCAGTTCATTTAACAGTTGACACTACTTTAACAAATACTACAAGGATGGCAATTAAGGCTTATGTATGTGTTCCATTAGGAGTACCAAAAGGGAAACAAGGTTCTATGTTTACACCAGTAAAAGTGCAg ATTACATGTTATGAACCTGAAATTGTTGGCTTGCAATTGTGTTCAAAGACACAATTGCAGTCTCATGTACCAGTACCTGGTGTTAAAGCTGGTGGGGGAATAGAGCCAATGATGGATCTTGCACAAATTGCAGAAGCTAGTTCTAAATTATCCTTGATGCTAGAACAAGTTCTTAATTATGTAGATGATGTTCTTGCTGGAAAGCAACCACCAGATAATCAA GTTGGTCGAGCTCTTTTGGACATGGTACATTCAGTACCAAAGATGAGTAGTGATCAATTTGATGAAATGTTCAACAGCAATGTAAAAGATCTTTTGATGGTAGTTGCATTGTCACAATTGATAAAAACACAATTGCAACTTAATGAAAAACTTACATTGCTCAcaacattataa
- the LOC122630942 gene encoding 26S proteasome non-ATPase regulatory subunit 8, producing MAALKDVVSLYQNLKQEWTRTSCNLKKCGKLLNQLKVGLTHLMFLPTSNSTASQNELLIARDILEIGAQWSIAAEDIPSFERYMAQLKCYYFDYKSGLLESAYKYQLLGLNLLFLLSQNRVAEFHTELELLPSDQIQSNPYIRHPLSLEQYLMEGSYNKIFLAKGNVPAACYNFFIDILLNTVRDEIGACMESAFDKISIKDASRMLNLSSEKDMKAFATKKNWNLSKDGYFYFNTTHEKKAEEPIPSADLATLAIDYARELEMIV from the exons ATGGCTGCGCTCAAGGATGTTGTTTCTTTGTATCAAAATTTAAAACAAGAGTGGACAAGAACAtcttgtaatttaaaaaaatgtggCAAATTACTTAATCAATTAAAG GTGGGTCTCACGCATTTAATGTTCCTACCTACATCTAATAGTACAGCAAGCCAAAATGAATTGCTTATAGCta gagatatattagaaattggTGCTCAATGGAGTATAGCTGCAGAAGATATACCATCTTTTGAAAGATACATGGCCcaattaaaatgttattattttgattacaAATCTGGATTACTTGAATCTGCTTACAAGTATCAACTTTTGGgtttaaatttgttattcttattatctcAAAATCGCGTAGCGGAATTTCATACAGAATTAGAGCTTCTGCCTTCTGATCAAATACAATCGAATCCTTATATTCGACATCCATTAAGTTTAGAACAATATTTAATGGAGGGttcatataacaaaatatttttggcTAAAGGTAATGTGCCAGCTGCATGTTACAACTTTTTCATTgacatattattaaatactgtTCGTGATGAAATTGGAGCATGTATGGAAAGTGCATTCGACAAGATTTCTATTAAGGATGCTTCCAGAATGCTTAATTTATCTAGTGAGAAAGATATGAAAGCTTTCGCTactaaaaaaaattggaatttATCTAAGGAtggatatttttactttaacaCAACACATGAAAAGAAAGCAGAAGAACCAATACCAAGTGCAGACTTAGCTACACTTGCTATAGATTATGCCAGAGAACTTGAGATgattgtttaa
- the LOC122630938 gene encoding galactose mutarotase-like, with amino-acid sequence MDSYGCGCKNAVIIEGIFGEIYPDITSYKEEAMNYENESFESLIKDTDRSLSELKPISVKSYTMINNNRMEVTVITWGASIVSLKCPDKFGHSTDIVLGFDDLKSYMNPVLNPFIGCVLGRCANRIKNGCFSIKDKDYELTKNDNNHHIHGGTNGFGRQIWNSHIDDCSVVMSYLSEDGEEGYPGAVLATVRFKLTPDNKLEIHMRATTSKTTIINMSHGSLFNLAGHDAGEVELKKHKILLNCDRWTFSDYSDSIPTGAIRGVGGTVMDFRIPRLLGEYMEKVPPGEGFDHNFCVTKNWQSDSSFVARALHMKSGRVLEVYSDQPGLQFYTGGRLLQQFTPSTFVTYDHYLHQQKLKTNEDINNYLNMNEESKENGEELLTPDVRPLQFLTGKRGAHYKKNCAFSIQPQNYPNAINYAHFPCAILYPGQVYCHDLTYKFGVQLANYM; translated from the exons atggaTTCTTATGGCTGTGGATGTAAAAATGCTGTTATCATAGAGGGAATATTTGGAGAAATTTATCCtg atataacaaGTTACAAAGAAGAGGCTATGAACTATGAGAATGAATCCTTCGAATCCTTAATCAAAGATACTGATCGAAGTTTAAGTGAATTAAAGCCTATAAGTGTTAAGTCTTATAccatgataaataataatcgaatggAAGTTACTGTTATTACATGGGGTGCATCTATCGTATCCCTCAAATGTCCTGATAAATTTGGTCATAGTACAGATATTGTTCTTGGTTTTgatgatttaaaaa gTTACATGAATCCTGTACTTAATCCATTTATTGGATGTGTATTAGGCAGATGTgcaaatcgtataaaaaatggTTGTTTTAgtattaaagataaagattatgAATTAActaagaatgataataatcatcataTACATGGAGGG ACAAATGGTTTTGGTCGACAAATATGGAATTCGCATATTGATGACTGTTCTGTTGTTATGAGTTATTTAAGTGAAGATGGAGAAGAAGGATATCCTGGTGCAGTTTTAGCTACAGTAAGATTCAAATTAACACCTGATAATAAATTGGAAATACATATGCGTGCAACAACATCTAAGacaactataataaatatgtcacATGGTTCTTTGTTTAATCTTGCTGGACAT gatGCTGGTGaagtagaattaaaaaaacataaaatattgttGAACTGTGATCGCTGGACTTTCTCAGATTACTCAGATTCTATACCAACAGGAGCTATCAGAGGAGTAGGTGGAACAGTTATGGATTTTCGTATACCAAGACTTCTGGGAGAATATAtggaaaaa GTTCCTCCAGGAGAAGGTTTTGATCACAACTTTTGTGTAACAAAAAATTGGCAATCTGATAGTTCATTCGTTGCTCGAGCATTACATATGAAATCCGGACg tgtTCTAGAGGTCTATTCAGATCAGCCTGGTCTTCAATTTTATACTGGAGGGCGTTTATTACAACAATTTACTCCTTCCACATTTGTAACATATGATCATTACCTGCATCAACAAAAG ttgAAGACAAATGAAGATATTAACAATTACTTGAACATGAAtgaagaaagtaaagagaatGGAGAGGAATTGTTAACACCTGATGTAAGACCACTACAGTTTCTTACAGGAAAAAGAGGAgcacattataaaaaaaattgtgctTTTAGTATTCAACCTCAGAATTATCCAAATGctattaattat GCACATTTTCCATGTGCAATTTTGTATCCAGGTCAAGTCTATTGTCATGATCTCACATATAAGTTTGGAGTACAACTTGCtaattatatgtaa
- the LOC122630939 gene encoding actin-related protein 10 — translation MPREYEGVRYISDKQMVIFDIGSAYTKFGYAGETVPRGIIKTEVKCAESKEVRKVFDYSDIEDLYQLLVEFLHLLFFRHVVVSPKDARVLIVESSLTPSQFRDTLAKVMFRHFEIGSLLFLPTHLATISTLGTDTVLVLDVGYQEATLIPIYEGVPILKAWQALPLAAQIVHQNIKTYLKDSMPDYDLTEEIIEDIKVRTCFVTTLERSKQLGTDDAPTPPPAVKYPSIKSITILGEIREKAYEVLWERDNDNLSIPTMILDAIVKCPIDIRRALAENILLIGGTVMAKGFTSRLKAELLSLLKSELYSEKLKIKTFKFHTAPSKPNYTAWLGGAIYGIADFPSRCLTKENYLKLNRVPDWTNLIDNQREIIL, via the exons ATGCCTCGTGAATATGAAGGTGTTAGATATATCTCTGATAAACAAATggtaatatttgatattggCAGTGCATATACAAA ATTTGGTTATGCGGGAGAAACAGTACCAAGAGGCATAATTAAAACAGAAGTCAAATGTGCAGAATCAAAGGAAGTGAGAAAAGTCTTTGATTATTCAGATATAGAAGATTTATATCAGCTTCTTGTTGAATTTCtccatttacttttcttcag GCATGTTGTGGTGAGCCCAAAAGATGCAAGAGTTCTTATTGTGGAATCTTCATTAACGCCTTCTCAATTTAGAGATACTCTCGCAAAAGTAATGTTTCGACATTTTGAAATTGGTTCTTTACTTTTCCTACCAACGCATTTAGCAACAATTAGTACACTGGGAACTGATACAGTCTTAGTATTGGATGTAGGTTATCAAGAGGCAACATTAATTCCTATTTATGAAGGTGTACCAATTTTAAAAGCATGGCAAGCTCTTCCACTTGCTGCTCAAATTGTACATCA aaatataaaaacatatttaaagGATAGCATGCCTGATTATGATTTGACTGAGGAAATAATTGAAGATATAAAAGTGAGAACATGTTTTGTCACTACATTGGAAAGATCTAAACAATTAGGAACTGATGATGCACCTACCCCTCCACCAGCAGTTAAATATCCTAGTATAAAATCTATTACTATTTTGGgagaaattagagaaaaagCTTATGAAGTGCTATGGGAAAGAGATAATGATAATCTTAGTATACCAACTATGATTTTGGATGCCATTGTTAAA tGTCCAATAGATATAAGGCGTGCCCTAGCAGAGAATATATTACTAATAGGTGGTACAGTAATGGCCAAAGGCTTTACAAGTCGTTTAAAAGCAGAATTGTTATCTTTACTGAAGAGTGAATTATAttctgaaaaattaaaaataaaaacatttaaatttcataCAGCTCCAAGTAAACCCAACTACACAGCTTGGTTAGGAGGAGCAATATATGGTATTGCAGATTTTCCTTCAAGATGTTTAacaaaagagaattatttaaaattaaatagagtCCCAGATTGGActaatttaatagataatcaaagagaaattatcttgtga